The Streptomyces pactum genome contains a region encoding:
- the rpmE gene encoding 50S ribosomal protein L31 produces MKRDIHPEYVETQVSCTCGASFTTRSTIESGTIRAEVCSECHPFYTGKQKILDTGGRVARFEARFGKAAAGSKK; encoded by the coding sequence TTGAAGCGCGACATCCACCCCGAGTACGTCGAGACGCAGGTGAGCTGCACCTGTGGCGCGTCGTTCACCACCCGCAGCACCATCGAGTCCGGCACCATCCGGGCCGAGGTCTGCTCCGAGTGCCACCCGTTCTACACGGGCAAGCAGAAGATCCTCGACACCGGTGGCCGCGTGGCCCGCTTCGAGGCCCGCTTCGGCAAGGCTGCCGCCGGCTCCAAGAAGTAG
- the glyA gene encoding serine hydroxymethyltransferase yields MSVTHDILEADDSLFGSLLRQDPELAEILLAERRRQSTTLQLIAAENFTSRAVLAALGSPLANKYAEGYPGARHHGGCEIVDVAERLAVERARELFGAEHVNVQSHSGSSAVLAAYAALLRPGDTVLALGLPYGGHLTHGSPANFSGRWFAFVGYGVDAETGLIDYDQVRTLARTHRPKAIVCGSIAYPRHLDYAFFRDVADEVGAYLVADAAHPIGLVAGGAAPSPVPYADVVCATTHKVLRGPRGGMILCGGELAERVDRAVFPFTQGGAQMHTIAAKAVAFGEAATPAYAAYAHQVIANARTLAAHLAAEGLVVTTGGTDTHLITADPAPLGVDGKSARGRLAAAGIVLDCCALPHGDARGLRLGTAALTTQGMGEREMRAVATLLAEVLRGGTDAAAAREDVRDLLVEFPPYPD; encoded by the coding sequence ATGTCGGTCACCCACGACATCCTCGAGGCCGATGACTCCCTGTTCGGGAGCCTGCTACGCCAGGACCCCGAGCTGGCCGAGATCCTGCTCGCCGAACGCCGCCGGCAGTCGACGACCCTCCAGCTCATCGCCGCCGAGAACTTCACGTCCCGCGCCGTGCTGGCCGCCCTCGGCTCCCCGCTGGCCAACAAGTACGCCGAGGGCTACCCGGGCGCCCGCCACCACGGCGGCTGCGAGATCGTCGACGTCGCCGAGCGGCTTGCCGTGGAGCGGGCCCGGGAGCTGTTCGGCGCCGAGCACGTCAACGTGCAGTCCCACTCCGGCTCCTCCGCCGTGCTGGCCGCCTACGCCGCGCTGCTGCGCCCCGGCGACACCGTCCTCGCGCTGGGCCTGCCGTACGGCGGCCACCTCACGCACGGCTCGCCCGCGAACTTCTCCGGCCGCTGGTTCGCATTCGTCGGCTACGGAGTGGACGCGGAGACCGGGCTGATCGACTACGACCAGGTGCGCACCCTGGCCCGTACCCACCGGCCCAAGGCGATCGTGTGCGGCTCGATCGCCTACCCCCGCCACCTCGACTACGCGTTCTTCCGCGACGTCGCCGACGAGGTCGGCGCCTACCTCGTCGCGGACGCCGCCCACCCGATCGGGCTGGTCGCCGGGGGAGCCGCGCCCAGCCCGGTGCCGTACGCCGACGTGGTGTGCGCCACCACGCACAAGGTGCTGCGCGGGCCGCGCGGCGGCATGATCCTGTGCGGCGGCGAACTGGCCGAGCGGGTCGACCGGGCGGTCTTCCCGTTCACGCAGGGCGGCGCGCAGATGCACACCATCGCCGCCAAGGCCGTCGCCTTCGGCGAGGCGGCGACCCCCGCGTACGCCGCGTACGCCCATCAGGTGATCGCCAACGCCCGGACGCTCGCGGCCCACCTGGCCGCCGAGGGACTGGTCGTCACCACCGGCGGCACCGACACCCACCTGATCACCGCCGACCCCGCCCCGCTCGGCGTCGACGGGAAGAGTGCGCGGGGCCGGCTCGCGGCGGCCGGGATCGTCCTGGACTGCTGTGCGCTTCCGCACGGCGACGCCCGCGGGCTGCGCCTGGGCACGGCGGCCCTCACCACGCAGGGCATGGGGGAGCGGGAGATGCGGGCGGTGGCCACCCTGCTCGCGGAGGTGCTCCGGGGCGGCACCGACGCCGCCGCGGCACGGGAGGACGTACGGGATCTGCTCGTGGAATTCCCGCCGTATCCGGACTGA
- a CDS encoding L-threonylcarbamoyladenylate synthase: MARRYDTNDATDRVTGLREAASAVRRGELVVLPTDTVYGIGADAFSSEAVADLLDAKGRGRNMPTPVLIGSPNTLHGLVTDFSEMAWELVDAFWPGALTLVAKHQPSLQWDLGDTRGTVAVRMPLHPVAIELLTEFGPMAVSSANLTGHPAPEDCDAAQQMLGDSVSVYLDGGPTPGIVPSSIVDVTREVPVLLRAGALSAEELRKVVPDLEVAN; this comes from the coding sequence ATGGCACGGCGATACGACACCAACGACGCGACCGACCGTGTGACCGGTCTGCGCGAGGCCGCGTCCGCCGTCCGCCGTGGCGAGCTCGTGGTGCTGCCGACGGACACCGTGTACGGCATCGGCGCCGACGCGTTCTCCTCGGAGGCCGTCGCCGACCTGCTGGACGCCAAGGGCCGGGGCCGCAACATGCCCACGCCCGTCCTCATCGGCTCGCCGAACACCCTGCACGGCCTGGTCACCGACTTCTCGGAGATGGCCTGGGAGCTGGTCGACGCCTTCTGGCCGGGCGCGCTGACGCTCGTCGCCAAGCACCAGCCGTCCCTCCAGTGGGACCTCGGCGACACCCGCGGCACGGTCGCCGTCCGCATGCCGCTGCACCCGGTCGCCATCGAGCTGCTCACCGAGTTCGGCCCCATGGCCGTCTCCTCCGCCAACCTCACCGGCCACCCGGCGCCGGAGGACTGCGACGCCGCCCAGCAGATGCTCGGCGACTCCGTCTCCGTCTACCTCGACGGCGGCCCCACCCCCGGCATCGTCCCGTCGTCCATCGTCGACGTCACCCGCGAGGTGCCCGTGCTGCTGCGCGCGGGCGCGCTGTCGGCCGAGGAACTGCGCAAGGTGGTACCCGACCTCGAGGTGGCGAATTGA
- a CDS encoding trypsin-like serine protease, with protein MTSTPRRAHLALPAAAAALALSGAVLTTTPAQASGTAPVPPQPAVTGKAGASQAELLERIQGSGTALADGTATVPGAEPEAGAESEADASPEAPSGTADPKIIGGTDATIAEAPWMVQLHYYDNKGTADPADDDGYFCGGTLVAPAKVLTAAHCVSGLDWATHGAVLAGTDRLPDGDDLHGGRVAGVWRQWVEPTYNPATLAGDVAVLTLTEALPYKTLQLTPSSDTVSYANGTPATVYGWGRTSSTSDDISLTLKKATVPMRSDAACTNYWGTDFRPGPMACAGDPASGQDTGTVSPCNGDSGGPLVVNGRIAGVVSWGVEDCVSAGAHSVFAKTRSYVGAVNARVDDADLDFDGLADLFARTPGGEAYEYYSLGDKWPYLANRVSADDWSGLSLVRQADLNRDFFQDYLYRTPDGVLYDFAFNGDDRFESIRVGGGWNVMKDIRVPGDLSGDARPDLVAQDKYGVLWLYPGKGDGTFGSRVRIGGGWSSYTISGKGDYDRDGKPDLLARDGSGVMWLYPGTGVASPALGKRIRVGGGWNTYDAFATAGDVTGDGKPDLLARDTSGVMWLYKGTGSASATFASRVRVGGGWNAFNLFG; from the coding sequence GTGACATCTACCCCCCGAAGAGCCCACCTGGCGCTTCCCGCGGCCGCCGCCGCACTCGCCCTCTCGGGCGCGGTCCTCACGACCACCCCCGCCCAGGCGTCCGGCACCGCCCCCGTCCCGCCCCAGCCGGCCGTCACCGGGAAGGCCGGCGCCTCCCAGGCCGAGCTGCTGGAGCGGATCCAGGGCTCCGGGACCGCGCTGGCGGACGGCACCGCCACCGTTCCCGGCGCGGAGCCCGAGGCCGGCGCGGAGTCCGAGGCCGACGCGAGCCCCGAGGCCCCGTCCGGCACCGCCGATCCGAAGATCATCGGCGGCACGGACGCGACCATCGCCGAGGCGCCGTGGATGGTGCAACTGCACTACTACGACAACAAGGGCACCGCGGATCCGGCCGACGACGACGGCTACTTCTGCGGCGGGACCCTGGTGGCGCCGGCGAAGGTCCTGACCGCCGCGCACTGCGTGTCCGGCCTGGACTGGGCGACGCACGGCGCCGTCCTCGCCGGCACCGACCGGCTGCCGGACGGCGACGACCTGCACGGCGGCCGGGTCGCCGGCGTGTGGCGCCAGTGGGTCGAGCCCACGTACAACCCGGCCACCCTGGCCGGCGACGTCGCCGTACTGACGCTGACCGAGGCGCTGCCGTACAAGACGCTGCAGCTCACGCCGAGCTCCGACACCGTCTCGTACGCCAACGGCACCCCGGCGACGGTGTACGGCTGGGGGCGCACCAGCTCCACCAGCGACGACATCTCGCTGACGCTGAAGAAGGCGACCGTGCCGATGCGGTCGGACGCGGCGTGCACGAACTACTGGGGTACCGACTTCCGGCCCGGCCCGATGGCCTGTGCCGGCGACCCGGCCTCCGGCCAGGACACCGGCACGGTCTCCCCGTGCAACGGCGACTCCGGCGGCCCGCTCGTGGTCAACGGCCGCATCGCCGGTGTCGTGTCCTGGGGCGTCGAGGACTGCGTCTCGGCGGGCGCCCACAGCGTCTTCGCCAAGACCCGTTCCTACGTCGGCGCGGTCAACGCGCGCGTCGACGACGCCGACCTCGACTTCGACGGTCTGGCGGACCTGTTCGCCCGCACGCCCGGTGGCGAGGCCTACGAGTACTACTCCCTGGGCGACAAGTGGCCCTACCTCGCGAACCGCGTCTCGGCCGACGACTGGAGCGGGCTGAGCCTGGTGCGCCAGGCCGACCTGAACCGCGACTTCTTCCAGGACTACCTCTACCGCACGCCGGACGGCGTCCTGTACGACTTCGCTTTCAACGGGGACGACCGCTTCGAGTCGATCCGCGTCGGCGGCGGCTGGAACGTGATGAAGGACATCCGAGTTCCGGGCGACCTCTCCGGCGACGCCCGGCCCGACCTGGTGGCCCAGGACAAGTACGGCGTCCTGTGGCTCTACCCCGGCAAGGGCGACGGGACGTTCGGCAGCCGCGTCCGGATCGGCGGCGGCTGGTCGAGCTACACCATCAGCGGCAAGGGCGACTACGACCGCGACGGCAAGCCCGACCTGCTGGCGCGGGACGGCTCCGGGGTGATGTGGCTGTACCCGGGCACCGGCGTCGCCTCGCCGGCGCTCGGCAAGCGGATCCGGGTCGGCGGCGGCTGGAACACGTACGACGCCTTCGCCACCGCGGGTGACGTCACCGGCGACGGCAAGCCCGACCTGCTGGCCCGCGACACCTCCGGGGTGATGTGGCTGTACAAGGGCACCGGGTCGGCTTCGGCGACGTTCGCGAGCCGGGTCCGGGTCGGCGGCGGCTGGAACGCGTTCAACCTCTTCGGCTGA
- the prmC gene encoding peptide chain release factor N(5)-glutamine methyltransferase has product MLLAEVAQATQRLADAGVPSPRTDAEELAAYLHGVKRGQLHTVPDADFDARYWEVVARREAREPLQHITGRAYFRYLELQVGPGVFVPRPETESVVGWAIDAVRAMDVVEPCIVDLCTGSGAIALALAQEVPRSRVHAVELSEDALRWTRKNVEGSRVELRQGDALTAFPDLDGQVDLVVSNPPYIPLTEWEYVAPEARDHDPQMALFSGEDGLDLIRGLERTAHRLLRPGGVVVVEHADTQGGQVPWIFTEERGWADAADHPDLNNRPRFATARKALP; this is encoded by the coding sequence GTGCTGCTCGCGGAGGTGGCCCAGGCCACCCAGCGACTGGCCGACGCCGGTGTGCCCTCGCCGCGCACCGACGCGGAAGAGCTCGCCGCGTACCTGCACGGCGTCAAGCGGGGCCAGCTCCACACGGTGCCGGACGCGGACTTCGACGCCCGGTACTGGGAGGTCGTCGCCCGCCGCGAGGCGCGCGAGCCGCTCCAGCACATCACCGGACGCGCCTACTTCCGCTACCTGGAGCTCCAGGTCGGCCCCGGCGTCTTCGTGCCCCGCCCCGAGACCGAGTCGGTCGTCGGCTGGGCCATAGACGCCGTACGCGCCATGGACGTCGTCGAGCCCTGCATCGTGGACCTGTGCACCGGCTCGGGCGCCATCGCGCTCGCCCTCGCCCAGGAGGTGCCGCGCTCGCGCGTGCACGCCGTGGAACTGTCCGAGGACGCCCTCAGGTGGACGCGGAAGAACGTGGAGGGGTCCAGGGTCGAGCTGCGCCAGGGAGACGCCCTGACGGCCTTCCCGGACCTCGACGGCCAGGTCGACCTGGTCGTCTCCAACCCGCCGTACATCCCGCTCACCGAATGGGAGTACGTCGCCCCCGAGGCCCGCGACCACGATCCCCAGATGGCCCTGTTCTCCGGCGAGGACGGCCTCGACCTGATCCGCGGCCTGGAACGCACCGCCCACCGCCTGCTGCGCCCCGGCGGGGTCGTCGTCGTCGAGCACGCCGACACCCAGGGCGGCCAGGTGCCGTGGATCTTCACCGAGGAGCGGGGCTGGGCCGACGCGGCCGACCACCCCGACCTCAACAACCGGCCGCGGTTCGCGACCGCCCGCAAGGCACTGCCGTGA
- the rho gene encoding transcription termination factor Rho has translation MSDTTDLMGARVEETAAAPSTDASAPATGAGSRRRRGTGLEGMVLAELQQVASGLGIRGTARMRKSQLIEVIKEAQAAGGGAPAKAAPAAADVAGETKPKRRSTSRSRTGDEAPAEKAEKAGKAEKKADKTVADKAAAQQQIDIPGQPSPKVAPSADQAGAPADEAPSERRRRRATAGAGSPSAAAETVAVETKSEPKAEVLAQQQSQGQGHQQGQGDARSDGEGGEGRRRDRRDRGDRDRGDRDRGDRGRDRRNKGDDQQNQGGGQRQQQGGGRQDRQQQDDGYDDDAGGRRGRRGRYRDRRGRRGRDEVQEPQINEDDVLIPVAGILDILDNYAFIRTSGYLPGPNDVYVSLAQVRKNGLRKGDHITGAVRQPKDGERREKFNALVRLDSQNGMAPESGRGRPEFNKLTPLYPQDRLRLETDPGVLTTRIIDLVAPIGKGQRGLIVAPPKTGKTMIMQAIANAITHNNPECHLMVVLVDERPEEVTDMQRSVKGEVISSTFDRPAEDHTTVAELAIERAKRLVELGHDVVVLLDSITRLGRAYNLAAPASGRILSGGVDSTALYPPKRFFGAARNIEDGGSLTILATALVDTGSRMDEVIFEEFKGTGNAELKLDRKLADKRIFPAVDVDASGTRKEEILLGSDELAITWKLRRVLHALDQQQAIELLLDKMKQTKSNAEFLMQIQKTTPTPGNGD, from the coding sequence GTGAGCGACACCACCGATCTGATGGGCGCACGTGTCGAGGAGACCGCTGCCGCGCCCTCCACGGACGCCTCCGCGCCTGCCACCGGTGCCGGCTCCCGGCGGCGCCGCGGTACCGGCCTCGAGGGCATGGTGCTGGCCGAGCTGCAACAGGTCGCATCCGGCCTCGGTATCAGGGGCACCGCGCGCATGCGCAAGAGCCAGTTGATCGAGGTCATCAAGGAGGCGCAGGCCGCCGGGGGAGGGGCTCCCGCCAAGGCCGCGCCCGCAGCGGCGGACGTCGCCGGCGAGACCAAGCCGAAGCGCCGCAGCACCTCCCGGTCCCGTACGGGCGACGAGGCCCCCGCCGAGAAGGCGGAGAAGGCCGGCAAGGCCGAGAAGAAGGCGGACAAGACGGTCGCCGACAAGGCCGCCGCCCAGCAGCAGATCGACATCCCCGGCCAGCCGTCCCCCAAGGTCGCGCCCTCGGCCGACCAGGCCGGCGCCCCCGCCGACGAGGCCCCCTCCGAGCGCCGTCGTCGCCGGGCCACCGCCGGCGCGGGCAGCCCGTCCGCCGCCGCCGAGACGGTGGCCGTCGAGACGAAGAGCGAGCCGAAGGCCGAGGTCTTGGCCCAGCAGCAGTCGCAGGGCCAGGGCCACCAGCAGGGGCAGGGCGACGCCCGCTCCGACGGTGAGGGCGGCGAGGGCCGTCGCCGCGACCGCCGCGACCGTGGCGACCGCGACCGTGGCGACCGCGACCGCGGTGACCGCGGACGCGACCGCCGCAACAAGGGCGACGACCAGCAGAACCAGGGCGGCGGCCAGCGTCAGCAGCAGGGCGGCGGACGACAGGACCGCCAGCAGCAGGACGACGGCTACGACGACGACGCGGGCGGCCGCCGCGGCCGGCGCGGCCGCTACCGGGACCGCCGTGGCCGCCGTGGGCGCGACGAGGTCCAGGAGCCGCAGATCAACGAGGACGACGTCCTCATCCCGGTCGCCGGCATCCTCGACATCCTCGACAACTACGCGTTCATCCGGACCTCCGGCTACCTGCCCGGCCCCAACGACGTGTACGTCTCCCTCGCCCAGGTCCGCAAGAACGGCCTGCGCAAGGGCGACCACATCACCGGTGCCGTGCGCCAGCCCAAGGACGGCGAGCGCCGCGAGAAGTTCAACGCGCTGGTCCGCCTGGACTCCCAGAACGGCATGGCGCCCGAATCCGGGCGCGGACGGCCGGAGTTCAACAAGCTGACGCCGCTGTACCCGCAGGACCGCCTCCGTCTGGAGACGGACCCCGGCGTCCTCACCACCCGCATCATCGACCTCGTCGCGCCCATCGGTAAGGGGCAGCGCGGTCTGATCGTGGCCCCGCCGAAGACCGGCAAGACCATGATCATGCAGGCGATCGCCAACGCGATCACGCACAACAACCCCGAGTGCCACCTGATGGTCGTCCTGGTCGACGAGCGTCCGGAAGAGGTCACCGACATGCAGCGGTCGGTCAAGGGCGAGGTCATCTCCTCGACCTTCGACCGCCCGGCCGAGGACCACACCACGGTCGCCGAGCTCGCCATCGAGCGTGCCAAGCGCCTGGTGGAGCTGGGTCACGACGTGGTCGTCCTGCTCGACTCGATCACCCGTCTGGGCCGTGCGTACAACCTCGCCGCCCCGGCCTCCGGCCGCATCCTGTCCGGTGGTGTCGACTCGACCGCCCTGTACCCGCCGAAGCGCTTCTTCGGCGCGGCCCGCAACATCGAGGACGGCGGCTCGCTGACCATCCTCGCCACCGCGCTGGTGGACACCGGGTCCCGCATGGACGAGGTCATCTTCGAGGAGTTCAAGGGCACCGGCAACGCCGAGCTCAAGCTCGACCGGAAGCTCGCCGACAAGCGTATCTTCCCGGCGGTGGACGTCGACGCGTCCGGCACCCGCAAGGAAGAGATCCTGCTCGGCAGCGACGAGCTCGCCATCACCTGGAAGCTGCGCCGGGTGCTGCACGCGCTCGACCAGCAGCAGGCGATCGAGCTGCTCCTCGACAAGATGAAGCAGACCAAGTCGAACGCCGAGTTCCTGATGCAGATCCAGAAGACGACGCCGACGCCCGGCAACGGCGACTGA
- the prfA gene encoding peptide chain release factor 1: protein MFEAVEELVAEHADLEKKLADPSVHSDQANARKLNKRYAELTPIVATFRSWKQTGDDMETARELAADDPDFAAEVKELDKQRDELTEKLRLLLVPRDPSDDKDVILEIKAGAGGDESALFAGDLLRMYLRYAERVGWKTEIIDATESELGGYKDVQVAVKTKGGQGATEPGQGVWARLKYEGGVHRVQRVPATESQGRIHTSAAGVLVTPEAEEIDVEINPNDLRVDVYRSSGPGGQSVNTTDSAVRITHVPTGVVASCQNEKSQLQNKEQAMRILRSRLLAAAQEEAEREAADARRSQVRTVDRSEKIRTYNYPENRLSDHRVGFKAYNLDQVLDGDLDSVIQACVDADSAAKLAAA, encoded by the coding sequence ATGTTCGAGGCCGTCGAGGAACTCGTCGCCGAGCACGCCGACCTGGAGAAGAAGCTCGCCGACCCGTCGGTCCACTCCGACCAGGCCAACGCGCGCAAGCTGAACAAGCGTTACGCCGAGCTCACCCCGATCGTCGCCACGTTCCGCTCCTGGAAGCAGACGGGCGACGACATGGAGACCGCGCGCGAGCTGGCCGCCGACGACCCGGACTTCGCCGCCGAGGTCAAGGAGCTCGACAAGCAGCGCGACGAGCTCACCGAGAAGCTCCGCCTCCTGCTCGTCCCGCGCGACCCCAGCGACGACAAGGACGTCATCCTGGAGATCAAGGCGGGCGCGGGCGGCGACGAGTCGGCGCTCTTCGCCGGCGACCTGCTGCGCATGTACCTGCGCTACGCGGAGCGGGTCGGCTGGAAGACCGAGATCATCGACGCCACCGAGTCCGAGCTGGGCGGCTACAAGGACGTCCAGGTCGCCGTGAAGACCAAGGGCGGCCAGGGTGCCACCGAGCCCGGACAGGGCGTCTGGGCCCGGCTGAAGTACGAGGGCGGGGTGCACCGCGTGCAGCGGGTGCCGGCGACCGAGTCCCAGGGCCGCATCCACACCTCCGCGGCCGGCGTGCTCGTCACGCCCGAGGCCGAGGAGATCGACGTCGAGATCAACCCCAACGACCTGCGCGTCGACGTCTACCGGTCCTCCGGCCCCGGCGGCCAGTCCGTCAACACCACCGACTCCGCGGTGCGCATCACGCACGTTCCCACCGGAGTCGTCGCCTCCTGCCAGAACGAGAAGAGCCAGCTCCAGAACAAGGAGCAGGCGATGCGTATCCTGCGCTCGAGGCTGCTGGCGGCGGCGCAGGAGGAGGCGGAGAGGGAGGCCGCGGACGCCCGGCGCAGCCAGGTCCGCACCGTCGACCGCTCCGAGAAGATCCGTACGTACAACTACCCGGAGAACCGCCTCTCGGACCACCGCGTCGGCTTCAAGGCGTACAACCTGGACCAGGTCCTGGACGGCGACCTCGACTCGGTCATCCAGGCCTGCGTCGACGCCGACTCGGCCGCCAAGCTCGCCGCGGCCTAG
- a CDS encoding protein-tyrosine-phosphatase, whose product MTAPETGRGIGNGERAAEITTTFGFPRDSFRILHVSTGNVCRSPITERLTRHFVTERLGVLGGGLIVESAGTWGHEGAPMEANAETVLADFGADAAGFTGRELLDEHVIRADLVLTATRDHRAQVISMGHSAGLRTFTLKEFTRLVNAIDPATLPSLDEGVVTRARALVRAAAALRGWLLAPTVEADEVYDPYGAPLPFFRSVGDEIHQALDPVVTALTGVAARM is encoded by the coding sequence TTGACGGCCCCTGAGACGGGGCGTGGCATAGGCAACGGGGAACGCGCCGCGGAGATCACGACGACGTTCGGCTTTCCGCGCGACAGCTTCCGCATCCTCCACGTCAGCACCGGCAACGTCTGCCGCTCGCCCATCACCGAGCGGCTGACCCGGCATTTCGTGACGGAGCGGCTCGGCGTACTGGGCGGCGGCCTCATCGTGGAGAGCGCCGGCACCTGGGGCCACGAGGGCGCGCCCATGGAGGCGAACGCGGAGACGGTCCTCGCGGACTTCGGCGCGGACGCGGCCGGCTTCACCGGGCGGGAGCTGCTCGACGAGCACGTCATCCGTGCCGACCTCGTGCTGACGGCGACGCGGGACCACCGCGCCCAGGTCATCTCCATGGGGCACTCGGCCGGTCTGCGCACTTTCACCCTCAAGGAGTTCACCCGCCTGGTGAACGCCATCGACCCCGCGACGCTGCCCTCCCTGGACGAGGGCGTGGTCACCCGTGCGCGCGCCCTGGTCCGCGCGGCGGCCGCGCTGCGCGGGTGGCTGCTGGCGCCGACGGTGGAGGCGGACGAGGTGTACGACCCGTACGGGGCGCCGCTGCCGTTCTTCCGGTCGGTCGGGGACGAGATACACCAGGCGCTGGATCCGGTGGTGACGGCGCTCACGGGGGTCGCGGCGCGGATGTAG
- the thrB gene encoding homoserine kinase — MAGPAFRAAAVRVRVPATSANLGPGFDALGLALGLYDDVVVRVADSGLHIDIAGEGSETLPRDEKHLLVRSLRTAFDLLGGQPRGLEIVCANRIPHGRGLGSSSAAICAGIVAARAVTIGGEARLDDAALLDLATEIEGHPDNVAACLLGGFTLSWMDSGAARAIRMEPADSIVPVVFVPGKPVLTETARGLLPRSVPHVDAATNAGRAALLVEALTRRPELLLPATEDRLHQEYRAPAMPESAALVERLRGDGIPAVISGAGPTVMALADADTADKVEALAGRDWAANRLGLDQQGACVLPLAT, encoded by the coding sequence ATGGCCGGTCCAGCGTTCCGCGCCGCCGCCGTCCGGGTGCGCGTCCCCGCCACCAGCGCCAACCTCGGCCCGGGCTTCGACGCCCTCGGGCTCGCGCTGGGCTTGTACGACGACGTCGTCGTCCGGGTGGCCGACTCAGGGCTGCACATCGACATCGCGGGCGAGGGCAGCGAGACGCTGCCGCGCGACGAGAAACACCTCCTCGTCCGCTCCCTGCGCACCGCCTTCGACCTCCTGGGCGGACAGCCGCGCGGGCTGGAGATCGTCTGCGCCAACCGCATCCCGCACGGCCGCGGCCTCGGCTCCTCCTCCGCCGCCATCTGCGCCGGCATCGTCGCCGCGCGCGCGGTGACCATAGGCGGCGAGGCCCGCCTCGACGACGCCGCGCTGCTCGACCTCGCCACCGAGATCGAGGGCCACCCCGACAACGTGGCGGCCTGCCTGCTGGGCGGCTTCACCCTGTCCTGGATGGATTCCGGCGCCGCCCGGGCGATCAGGATGGAGCCCGCCGATTCCATCGTTCCGGTGGTTTTCGTGCCCGGAAAGCCGGTACTGACCGAGACCGCGCGAGGACTGCTCCCGCGCAGCGTCCCGCACGTCGACGCCGCCACCAACGCGGGCCGCGCCGCGCTGCTCGTCGAGGCGCTCACCAGGCGCCCCGAGCTGCTGCTGCCGGCCACCGAGGACCGCCTGCACCAGGAGTACCGTGCCCCGGCCATGCCGGAGAGCGCGGCACTGGTGGAACGGCTGCGTGGCGACGGCATCCCCGCAGTGATCTCGGGTGCCGGACCCACGGTGATGGCCCTGGCCGACGCCGACACGGCCGACAAGGTCGAGGCGCTGGCCGGGAGGGACTGGGCGGCCAACCGGCTCGGCCTGGACCAGCAGGGCGCGTGCGTCCTGCCACTGGCGACCTGA
- a CDS encoding LCP family protein, producing the protein MSAESTPDPAIPGPGQSRAAGGGRRGKGRRRKPRAKRRKALLVTAWTAAGVVVLGGTGAGVLFFKLNGNLTSVDIDQALGTDRPEKAGDGSENILVLGSDTRSGGNKKLGGGTDDGTARSDTAMVVHVYKGHKKASVVSIPRDTLIDRPECTGTDGGERPAARGVMFNSAYSTGGAACAVKTVESMSGLRMDHYLEVDFSGFQQLVDDLGGVDVTTTEAIKDPDSHLDLPAGTHTLDGEQALGLVRTRHGVGDGSDLGRIQLQQAFVKALADRVRDIGLLGNPKKLYDIADTATKTVTTDSDLGSVNSLMSFASGLKGISPAGLRMVTMPVVYDPADANRVLVEKTKAEQVWTALKNDRPIPASATEGTASGGAQGVVNSAPQGRRE; encoded by the coding sequence ATGTCCGCCGAGAGCACGCCGGATCCCGCGATACCCGGCCCCGGTCAGTCCCGTGCCGCCGGAGGCGGCCGCCGGGGCAAGGGCCGCCGCCGCAAGCCCAGAGCCAAGCGGCGCAAGGCCCTGCTGGTCACGGCCTGGACCGCGGCGGGCGTCGTCGTGCTGGGCGGCACCGGAGCCGGGGTCCTGTTCTTCAAGCTCAACGGCAACCTCACGAGCGTCGACATCGACCAGGCCCTCGGCACCGACCGGCCCGAGAAGGCCGGCGACGGCTCCGAGAACATCCTCGTCCTCGGCTCCGACACCCGCTCCGGCGGCAACAAGAAGCTCGGCGGCGGTACCGACGACGGCACCGCCCGCTCCGACACGGCGATGGTCGTGCACGTCTACAAGGGCCACAAGAAGGCCAGCGTGGTCTCCATCCCGCGCGACACCCTCATCGACCGCCCCGAGTGCACCGGCACCGACGGCGGCGAGCGTCCCGCCGCCCGGGGCGTGATGTTCAACTCGGCCTACTCCACCGGCGGCGCCGCCTGCGCCGTGAAGACCGTCGAGTCGATGAGCGGCCTGCGCATGGACCACTACCTGGAGGTCGACTTCAGCGGCTTCCAGCAGCTCGTCGACGACCTCGGCGGCGTCGACGTCACCACCACCGAGGCCATCAAGGACCCCGACAGCCACCTCGACCTGCCGGCCGGCACCCACACGCTCGACGGCGAGCAGGCCCTCGGTCTGGTCCGCACCCGGCACGGCGTGGGCGACGGCTCCGACCTCGGCCGCATCCAGCTCCAGCAGGCCTTCGTCAAGGCCCTGGCCGACCGGGTCAGGGACATCGGCCTGCTCGGCAACCCCAAGAAGCTCTACGACATCGCCGACACCGCCACCAAGACCGTCACCACCGACTCCGACCTGGGCTCGGTGAACTCCCTGATGTCCTTCGCGAGCGGCCTCAAGGGCATCAGCCCCGCCGGCCTGCGCATGGTCACGATGCCGGTGGTCTACGACCCCGCGGACGCCAACCGCGTCCTGGTGGAGAAGACCAAGGCCGAACAGGTGTGGACGGCCCTGAAGAACGACAGGCCGATCCCCGCGTCGGCCACGGAGGGCACGGCGTCGGGCGGCGCCCAGGGCGTGGTGAACAGCGCCCCGCAGGGGCGTCGGGAATAG